One stretch of Azoarcus sp. KH32C DNA includes these proteins:
- a CDS encoding TIGR03118 family protein: MKSTLSPARRGALSAALMLGVTLAAPVLADDNRYEQQNLVSDGVISAAHVDANLVNAWGVAFNPNAFVWVADNGTGVATLYDGQGNAQPLVVTIPSASGAQGEHGKPTGIIFNGSNDFAVGNGATTGPSRFIFATEDGLIAGWAPNVDPTHALQAAATVGAIYKGLALAANGNGNFLYATDFPNSKIDVFDKAFSPVATPGGFVDPAIPKGFAPFGIQNINGNLYVTYAKQDAAGEDDVAGPGLGYVNVFDADGHLLRHVARRGALNAPWGLALAPADFGKFSNRLLVGNFGDGTIAAYDIRTGALVGRLRSAAGGLLKIDGLWALQFGNGILQQPTNTLFFSAGPDDENHGLYGTIRAVGDDEHDDRHDDEAGTR, encoded by the coding sequence ATGAAATCGACCCTGTCTCCCGCCCGGCGCGGCGCGCTGTCCGCGGCACTCATGCTGGGAGTCACGTTGGCAGCGCCCGTGCTGGCTGACGATAACCGCTACGAGCAGCAGAACCTGGTTTCCGATGGCGTCATATCGGCGGCGCACGTTGACGCCAACTTGGTGAATGCCTGGGGTGTGGCGTTCAACCCCAACGCCTTCGTGTGGGTCGCCGACAACGGCACCGGCGTAGCAACGCTTTACGACGGGCAAGGCAATGCTCAGCCGCTCGTGGTCACCATTCCGTCTGCGTCGGGAGCGCAGGGAGAACATGGCAAGCCCACCGGCATCATCTTCAACGGCTCCAACGACTTCGCCGTCGGCAACGGCGCAACCACCGGCCCGAGCCGCTTCATCTTCGCAACCGAGGATGGCCTCATCGCAGGCTGGGCACCCAATGTCGATCCCACACACGCCTTGCAGGCAGCGGCGACAGTCGGTGCGATCTACAAGGGTTTGGCGCTGGCCGCCAACGGCAATGGCAACTTCCTCTATGCCACCGACTTCCCTAACAGCAAGATCGATGTCTTCGACAAGGCTTTCAGTCCCGTGGCCACCCCTGGCGGATTCGTTGATCCGGCCATTCCCAAAGGCTTCGCCCCCTTCGGCATTCAGAACATCAACGGCAACCTGTACGTGACGTATGCCAAGCAGGACGCGGCTGGAGAGGACGACGTGGCCGGCCCAGGTCTGGGCTACGTCAACGTCTTCGATGCTGACGGGCACCTCCTGCGCCATGTAGCCCGTCGCGGTGCGCTCAATGCGCCATGGGGGCTGGCGCTCGCCCCGGCCGACTTCGGCAAGTTCAGCAACCGCCTGCTGGTGGGCAATTTCGGTGACGGCACGATCGCTGCCTACGATATTCGCACTGGAGCATTGGTCGGCCGCCTGCGCAGCGCTGCCGGAGGTCTGCTGAAGATCGATGGCCTGTGGGCCCTTCAGTTCGGCAACGGCATCTTGCAGCAGCCGACCAACACGCTGTTCTTCTCCGCTGGACCGGACGACGAAAACCACGGTCTGTACGGCACCATCCGCGCCGTGGGCGACGACGAGCACGACGACCGGCACGACGACGAGGCCGGGACCCGCTAG
- a CDS encoding DUF1631 family protein — MTEKDAATLGKLVAGCRAQMENDLCELFEELEPLLMQAVIECNNNSRDRARSIAAAVLRQALPSNWNKVASSLKVNLAARAVHGKKSDYESTDLVNLRLLSQAEESVQLAMREVLDRVTLACRDETKPLERRINFLVLRRVMQHGDKTFNVAALWSCIEAACTEVTTDTGSLILLLELIGEQMAAEMPHLYRVANETMIEAGILPSLKRTYRDTTPVDANEVAEESTRVASTLDRLVQARAKETGTKDTPKSGAASQELFNSLKTLQAAPQPAAPGTHTNVVRMVRDSGAARDVKPLEAVTLDIVAEVFDLIFNDPNVSDGIKTLVARLQTTVLRAAMLNQRFFADRSHPARRFLDSISVVAVRWGKVVNAEDPFYLKLSELVETVQRTYDGDMAVFDSANTELDAFLTEREELDEQQNRALADAVHAREEDMRVRREAQLRVQKMADACIASVLVPEAPLEIEEFLRTYWRDVVQSRISQSGEDGAPTADALQVAADLQWSVTPKHLAEERQRQAAGVPILVSKLNVGFDEIGSAPTERKAFLDTLLDLQLAAMRAKKGDSGKAPAVVRSRTRRAAPTLQVSHATNLGVRVQDISLPDSAGLDGESTPDRADLRRVRQLVRGDWLDFTTAGQTRRERLTWINRSRTLFLFSNSASPFAISITPEALAVRLKNGTAQIVKLDRPIFERAIHGAIRSLDQRA, encoded by the coding sequence ATGACGGAAAAAGACGCTGCAACCCTCGGTAAGCTCGTGGCGGGTTGCCGTGCGCAGATGGAGAACGACCTGTGCGAGTTGTTCGAGGAATTGGAACCGCTGCTGATGCAAGCAGTTATCGAATGCAACAATAACAGCCGCGACCGCGCACGAAGCATCGCCGCCGCCGTGCTCAGGCAGGCCCTTCCGTCAAATTGGAACAAGGTGGCGTCGTCTCTGAAGGTCAATCTCGCCGCGCGCGCGGTGCACGGGAAGAAGTCGGACTATGAGTCGACCGATCTGGTGAACCTGCGGCTCCTGAGCCAGGCAGAGGAGTCCGTCCAACTTGCAATGCGCGAGGTGCTCGATCGCGTAACCCTTGCCTGCCGCGACGAAACCAAGCCGCTGGAGCGGCGAATCAATTTCCTCGTCCTGCGCAGAGTGATGCAGCATGGCGACAAGACCTTCAATGTCGCCGCGCTGTGGTCCTGCATCGAGGCCGCCTGCACCGAAGTGACGACCGACACGGGCTCGCTCATCCTGTTGCTGGAGTTGATCGGCGAGCAGATGGCCGCGGAGATGCCGCACCTTTACCGGGTGGCCAACGAGACGATGATCGAGGCCGGCATCCTGCCGTCGCTCAAGCGCACCTACCGGGATACGACGCCGGTGGACGCCAATGAGGTGGCCGAAGAATCCACGCGCGTGGCAAGCACGCTCGACCGCCTGGTTCAGGCGCGCGCCAAAGAGACGGGCACCAAGGACACGCCCAAGTCAGGGGCGGCCAGCCAGGAGCTGTTCAACTCGCTGAAGACCCTGCAGGCCGCGCCCCAGCCGGCAGCGCCCGGCACGCACACGAACGTCGTGCGCATGGTGCGAGACAGCGGCGCAGCGCGCGACGTCAAGCCACTTGAGGCCGTCACGCTCGATATCGTCGCCGAGGTGTTCGACCTGATCTTCAACGATCCCAACGTTTCGGATGGGATTAAGACCTTGGTAGCCCGCCTGCAGACAACGGTACTGCGGGCCGCCATGCTGAACCAGCGCTTCTTCGCCGACCGCAGCCACCCGGCACGGCGGTTCCTCGACAGCATTTCGGTCGTCGCTGTGCGCTGGGGCAAGGTTGTCAATGCTGAGGACCCCTTCTATCTCAAGCTCTCCGAGCTCGTCGAGACGGTACAGCGCACGTACGACGGAGATATGGCGGTGTTCGATTCCGCCAACACCGAACTGGACGCCTTCCTGACCGAGCGCGAGGAGCTCGACGAGCAGCAGAATCGGGCGCTCGCCGACGCGGTGCACGCGCGAGAGGAGGACATGCGCGTCAGGCGCGAAGCGCAGCTGCGAGTGCAGAAGATGGCAGACGCGTGTATCGCCAGCGTGCTAGTGCCGGAGGCGCCGCTCGAGATTGAGGAATTCCTCCGCACCTACTGGCGCGACGTCGTGCAGAGCCGCATCTCGCAGTCTGGCGAGGACGGCGCCCCGACCGCCGACGCCCTCCAGGTCGCCGCCGACTTGCAGTGGTCGGTAACGCCCAAACATCTCGCAGAGGAGCGGCAAAGGCAGGCCGCCGGCGTGCCGATACTCGTGAGCAAACTCAATGTCGGTTTCGACGAAATCGGTTCCGCGCCCACGGAGCGCAAGGCCTTCCTCGACACGTTGCTTGACCTGCAACTCGCCGCCATGCGCGCCAAGAAGGGCGATTCCGGCAAGGCGCCGGCAGTCGTTAGGTCGCGAACGCGTCGCGCTGCGCCGACCCTGCAGGTCAGCCACGCGACGAACCTCGGGGTCCGGGTTCAGGACATCTCGCTACCCGACAGCGCGGGCCTCGACGGAGAAAGCACTCCAGACCGGGCGGATCTTCGCCGAGTGCGTCAGCTGGTACGAGGTGACTGGCTGGACTTCACGACAGCGGGACAAACGCGCCGTGAGCGCCTGACCTGGATCAACCGGAGCCGCACGCTCTTCCTGTTCAGCAACAGCGCCTCGCCCTTTGCAATATCGATCACACCGGAAGCGCTGGCCGTGCGCCTGAAGAACGGAACGGCGCAAATCGTCAAGCTCGACCGGCCGATCTTCGAGCGAGCCATCCACGGTGCCATCAGGTCGCTCGACCAGCGCGCCTGA
- a CDS encoding SDR family oxidoreductase, with the protein MRIVVIGGTGLIGSNIVNRLRQHGHETVAASPRTGVNTLTGEGMADALAGAQVVVDVTNSPSFEDQAVLQFFETSTRNLLAAEAAAGVEHHVALSIVGTDRLTENGYFRAKVAQEALIKASKIPYTILRATQFFEFVEGIINSSIDHGTIRLSPAMIQPIAADDVSAALADLAVGAPMNGIVEVGGPDRFPLDELARKFLAARKDAREVVADVHARYFGSELDDRSLVTGENARISPTRFHNWLSQSSAKG; encoded by the coding sequence ATGAGAATCGTAGTGATCGGCGGTACCGGCCTTATCGGGTCGAACATTGTAAACAGGCTCCGTCAGCATGGTCATGAGACCGTGGCGGCATCGCCCCGCACGGGCGTCAACACCCTCACCGGGGAAGGGATGGCCGACGCACTCGCAGGCGCCCAGGTCGTGGTCGACGTCACGAACTCGCCCTCGTTCGAAGACCAGGCCGTACTGCAGTTCTTTGAAACGTCGACGCGAAATCTCCTTGCCGCGGAAGCCGCCGCGGGCGTCGAGCACCACGTCGCACTCTCCATCGTCGGCACGGATCGCCTTACCGAAAACGGCTATTTCCGCGCAAAAGTCGCCCAAGAAGCCCTTATCAAGGCGTCGAAGATCCCCTACACGATCCTGCGCGCGACGCAGTTCTTCGAGTTCGTCGAAGGCATCATCAACTCGAGTATCGACCACGGCACGATCCGCCTTTCGCCCGCCATGATCCAGCCCATCGCGGCGGACGACGTGTCGGCTGCACTGGCCGATCTCGCAGTGGGCGCACCGATGAATGGCATCGTCGAGGTGGGCGGACCGGACCGGTTTCCGCTCGACGAACTGGCGCGCAAATTCCTCGCTGCACGCAAGGACGCGCGCGAGGTGGTCGCCGACGTTCATGCGCGTTACTTCGGCAGCGAACTGGACGACCGATCCCTGGTCACGGGCGAGAACGCCCGGATCAGCCCGACGCGCTTTCACAACTGGCTCAGCCAGTCATCGGCGAAAGGATAA
- a CDS encoding cupin domain-containing protein encodes MSRLTTAAMLLLAAGTAHAQQTPPAAHVTPLMTKALADYPGKEGVMITVEYPPGGESQVHQHNAHAFVYVLEGSIVMGVRGGKTVTLTPGQTFYEGPDDIHTVSRNASVTNPAKFLVVLMKNSGEPISKPVH; translated from the coding sequence ATGTCCAGACTCACAACTGCCGCCATGCTGCTGCTGGCAGCCGGCACCGCCCACGCCCAGCAGACGCCGCCCGCGGCGCACGTGACACCATTGATGACCAAAGCCCTCGCCGACTACCCCGGCAAGGAAGGCGTGATGATCACGGTCGAATATCCGCCGGGAGGAGAAAGCCAGGTGCATCAGCACAATGCGCACGCCTTCGTCTACGTGCTGGAGGGTTCGATCGTGATGGGCGTGCGCGGCGGCAAGACCGTCACGCTGACGCCCGGCCAGACCTTCTACGAAGGCCCGGACGACATACACACGGTCTCGCGCAACGCCAGCGTCACCAACCCCGCCAAGTTTCTGGTCGTTCTGATGAAGAACAGCGGTGAGCCTATCTCGAAACCGGTGCATTGA
- a CDS encoding winged helix-turn-helix domain-containing protein, whose amino-acid sequence MRLVFDDCVLDLDRRELLRAEQGVATAPKVFDLLVFLAEHRERVVSRDDLIDAVWGGRIVSESTLASHINAVRKAVGDDGQQQRVIRTIARKGFRFVAELREAVPSEDAEAAKSVEVPTSAPALPAKPSIAVLPFVNLTGDPEQDYLADGVVEDIIAALSQYRWLFVVARNSSFTYKGRAVDVKQVGRELGVRYVLEGSWRKARDRVRITGQLIDATTGAHQWAGRFEGVLGDIFELQDQITETVVGAIAPQLERAEIERARHKPTDRLDAYDYYLCGMAKLHQGTRETIDQALPLFEKAIEVDPDFASAYAMAAWCHCWRKINGWMTDRPREMAEGVGLARRAVELGKGDAVALTRCGHVLAHLAGDLPGGIALLDKALELNPNLAAAWFLGAFLRLWHGEADAAIEHFAHVMRLSPLDPELYRMQAGMAAAHFFVGHFDTASSWAEKAVRDLPSLLLAAGILAASHALAGRMAEARRAMEHLRELDPTLRVSNLADWLPIQRAENLATLEEGLRRAGLPE is encoded by the coding sequence ATGCGACTGGTGTTTGACGACTGCGTGCTCGACTTGGACCGGCGCGAACTCCTCCGGGCGGAGCAGGGCGTCGCAACGGCGCCTAAAGTCTTCGACCTGTTGGTCTTTCTGGCGGAGCATCGCGAGCGCGTCGTCAGCAGGGACGATCTGATCGATGCCGTATGGGGTGGTCGAATCGTCTCGGAATCGACCCTGGCGAGTCATATCAACGCCGTGCGCAAAGCCGTCGGTGACGACGGACAGCAACAGCGTGTGATCCGGACGATTGCCCGTAAGGGATTCCGATTCGTCGCCGAGCTCAGGGAAGCCGTGCCGTCGGAGGACGCAGAGGCCGCGAAATCGGTTGAAGTCCCGACATCCGCGCCAGCCCTGCCCGCCAAACCGTCGATCGCCGTCCTGCCCTTCGTCAATCTGACCGGAGATCCCGAGCAGGACTACCTGGCCGACGGTGTCGTCGAGGACATCATCGCGGCTTTGTCGCAGTATCGCTGGCTGTTCGTCGTCGCGCGCAACTCGAGTTTCACGTACAAGGGCCGGGCCGTAGACGTGAAACAGGTCGGCCGCGAGTTGGGAGTCCGCTACGTGCTGGAAGGCAGCTGGCGCAAGGCAAGAGATCGCGTGCGCATCACGGGACAGCTCATCGATGCGACAACCGGCGCGCACCAGTGGGCGGGCCGTTTCGAGGGCGTGCTGGGAGACATCTTCGAGCTGCAAGACCAGATTACGGAGACCGTAGTCGGTGCAATCGCGCCGCAACTCGAGCGGGCGGAGATCGAGCGTGCGAGGCACAAGCCGACCGACCGCCTCGACGCCTACGATTACTACCTGTGTGGAATGGCTAAGCTGCATCAGGGAACTCGGGAAACGATCGACCAGGCGCTGCCGCTCTTCGAGAAGGCCATCGAAGTCGATCCGGATTTCGCGTCCGCCTATGCGATGGCGGCGTGGTGTCACTGCTGGCGGAAGATCAATGGCTGGATGACTGATCGCCCACGAGAGATGGCCGAGGGCGTCGGGCTCGCCCGCCGCGCCGTCGAGCTAGGCAAAGGCGACGCCGTCGCGCTCACCCGATGCGGCCACGTGCTCGCTCACCTCGCTGGCGACCTCCCCGGCGGAATTGCATTACTCGACAAGGCGCTTGAGCTCAATCCCAACCTCGCCGCGGCCTGGTTCCTCGGCGCGTTCCTCAGGCTCTGGCACGGCGAAGCCGACGCGGCGATCGAGCACTTCGCGCACGTCATGCGGCTGAGCCCCCTCGACCCGGAGCTCTATCGAATGCAGGCGGGCATGGCGGCCGCACATTTCTTCGTGGGGCACTTCGACACTGCCTCGTCATGGGCGGAGAAGGCAGTGCGGGACCTGCCGAGTCTTTTACTCGCCGCGGGCATCCTCGCAGCAAGCCATGCGCTGGCGGGGCGGATGGCCGAAGCGCGGCGGGCGATGGAGCATTTGCGCGAGCTTGATCCCACGTTGCGTGTTTCCAATCTCGCGGATTGGTTGCCGATTCAGCGGGCGGAGAATCTCGCGACTTTGGAGGAGGGATTGCGCAGGGCAGGATTGCCGGAATAG